In a genomic window of Trichoderma atroviride chromosome 4, complete sequence:
- a CDS encoding uncharacterized protein (EggNog:ENOG41): MAASRKRRSPPTSSQPNYTKRTKRITQFHHYEPLDHLQQQIRLLELLPGKPGSRISIKLHTVSLNDNPEYEALSYCWGPPKPSYDIFIHVNNNKDSNTDQLASFPVGRNLRKALDDLRLQSRPRLVWNDAICINQKDNVEKGHQIQLMHQIYSRAAVVCAWLDHNVRPKTSVFDDLESLGRGVELDDFADPEYWYPVADIFRNEYWRRLWVQQELILAAKVDVYCRSDVFSGEQLLEFQQKVNVVKSQRTRLGGPEFVLSRYIDGNTSADPTPEIFGSGVIQARINMREGREAQEAYSLSLSSSSASSTSPPSPSQGFKITRGLLASSLLNLFLQSSSVRMTDPRDRLYGILGLATDIAHDSNLEITYEASPIWVYAQIFRHFIHRYKSLSFLCFNKSNPRGSYTPRKGFPSWMPHADVCWSYVNASRACGEVLATPHVASIDLETQCLHAQGIKVDAIKHICLINGDGRGWTPIPEWLDQIESFCRKTWPDADDSTPLYERDNVTSLMFPCLSPKRYKNMWKLDKPDPQRRIHLIRSLLAAAQKADQKDLSTGDIIRGGYTPTDIIPADVREECHPLHVESNAVVLFGTEGSRVGSMARTSDIQAGDEIWILFGCRMPIMMRPKREEGKGLRYQVIGPAIIPGLMKGEAIKDAEHHGSTVILE; this comes from the coding sequence ATGGCCGCATCAAGAAAGCGCCGCTCTCCACCAACTTCATCTCAGCCAAACTATaccaaaagaacaaaaagaatcACTCAGTTTCATCATTATGAGCCTCTCGACCACCTCCAACAGCAAATCAGACTCCTGGAACTCCTGCCAGGAAAGCCCGGCAgccgcatctccatcaaacTGCACACCGTCTCCCTCAACGACAACCCCGAATATGAAGCCCTGAGCTACTGCTGGGGCCCTCCCAAGCCCTCATacgacatcttcatccacgtcaacaacaacaaagacAGCAATACAGACCAACTCGCCTCATTCCCCGTCGGCCGCAACCTCCGCAAAGCCCTCGACGACCTCCGCCTCCAATCCCGGCCCCGCCTCGTCTGGAACGACGCCATCTGCATCAACCAAAAGGACAACGTCGAAAAGGGCCACCAGATCCAGCTCATGCACCAAATCTACTCCcgcgccgccgtcgtctgcGCCTGGCTCGACCACAACGTCCGTCCCAAGACCTCCGTCTTTGACGACCTGGAGAGTCTCGGCAGGGGCGTCGAGCTGGACGACTTTGCCGATCCGGAGTACTGGTACCCCGTGGCGGACATCTTCCGGAACGAGTACTGGCGAAGGCTGTGGGTTCAGCAGGAGCTCATTCTGGCGGCCAAAGTGGATGTGTATTGTCGGAGCGACGTCTTCTCGggcgagcagctgctggagttTCAGCAAAAGGTCAATGTGGTCAAGTCGCAGCGCACGAGGCTGGGCGGGCCCGAGTTTGTGCTTTCGCGGTATATCGATGGGAATACCAGCGCTGATCCTACGCCCGAGATCTTTGGTAGTGGCGTCATCCAGGCGAGAATCAACATGCGTGAAGGACGggaagcccaagaagcctACTCATTATCgctgtcatcatcatcagcatcttctaCTTCACCACCATCTCCCTCTCAAGGCTTCAAAATCACCAGAGGCCTACTCgcctcctccctcctcaacctcttcctccaatCCTCCAGCGTCAGAATGACCGATCCCCGCGACCGCCTCTACGGCATCCTCGGCCTCGCCACAGACATTGCCCACGACTCCAATCTCGAAATCACCTACGAAGCCTCCCCCATCTGGGTCTACGCCCAAATCTTCCGCCACTTCATCCACCGCTACAAGAGCCTCAGCTTCCTCTGCTTCAACAAGAGCAATCCCAGAGGCAGTTACACTCCCCGCAAAGGATTTCCCAGCTGGATGCCCCACGCCGACGTCTGCTGGAGCTACGTCAACGCCAGCAGAGCATGCGGCGAAGTGCTCGCAACGCCTCACGTTGCCTCTATCGACCTAGAAACACAATGTCTTCACGCACAGGGCATCAAGGTCGACGCCATAAAGCACATTTGCTTAATCAACGGTGACGGCCGTGGCTGGACGCCCATCCCCGAATGGCTCGACCAGATAGAATCCTTCTGCCGCAAAACATGGCCTGACGCAGATGATTCAACCCCCCTGTACGAAAGAGACAACGTCACCTCCTTAATGTTCCCCTGCCTCAGCCCCAAACGCTACAAAAACATGTGGAAGCTCGACAAACCCGACCCCCAACGCCGCATCCACCTCATCCGCagcctcctcgccgccgcccaaaAAGCCGATCAAAAGGATCTGTCGACAGGGGACATAATCCGCGGCGGATACACGCCCACGGACATCATCCCGGCAGACGTGCGCGAAGAGTGCCACCCACTGCACGTAGAGAGCAATGCCGTGGTGCTATTTGGCACCGAGGGCTCGCGCGTGGGCAGCATGGCGCGGACGAGCGATATCCAGGCCGGGGATGAGATTTGGATCCTATTTGGGTGTCGGATGCCGATTATGATGAGGCcgaagagggaagagggcaAGGGGTTGAGATATCAGGTTATTGGGCCGGCGATTATTCCGGGACTTATGAAGGGGGAGGCGATTAAGGATGCTGAACATCATGGGAGTACGGTTATACTTGAATAG
- a CDS encoding uncharacterized protein (EggNog:ENOG41) translates to MEDDGTTRKDSESSNRSNRISFSTLLRWGKSRRSPSGPSSFANTSREEMGAVQAQARSTADSPAPSFTGNYLSKPASVPPKRMRSRFREDLPELPISPPESRVQSPEAEAPLPSAAEYRSPSAEPNTNPPTLRDDTPTSGHRSISIDIPQAHVSRDKMYGSHSAEPQLSMSLASVDSEGSWLSGRVGSQRSKRMSSVRDRTRSRQQDHERRADSPSNSAHDDLEITEDDYMSRLSPDPTTLHFNTRLSGEGRPSSDEDELMREGEVRWGAVGAQAQFVQRNQNRDTVRSREGLLNIDSGDEEDQEPPISPISQIAPSIEKADLQRASSVRVNRPSSVKLLKIQPRASTDDKRKSQENPNGA, encoded by the coding sequence atggaagatgatggcacAACGCGCAAGGATTCCGAGTCCAGCAACAGGTCTAACCGCATCTCCTTCTCTACCTTGCTTAGATGGGGAAAGAGTCGCCGCAGCCCCAGCGGTCCCTCGTCATTCGCAAACACTTCGCGCGAAGAAATGGGGGCAGTACAGGCGCAAGCTAGAAGCACCGCCGACTCCCCCGCTCCGTCATTTACTGGCAACTACCTATCCAAGCCGGCATCAGTCCCACCGAAACGGATGCGATCTCGCTTCCGAGAAGACCTTCCAGAACTCCCAATATCACCACCCGAGTCCCGCGTTCAGTCGCCCGAAGCAGAGGCCCCGCTGCCCAGTGCGGCAGAGTATAGGTCTCCCAGCGCTGAGCCCAACACCAATCCTCCCACTCTGCGAGACGATACACCAACTTCAGGCCATCGTTCCATTTCAATAGACATTCCTCAAGCGCATGTGTCGCGAGACAAGATGTACGGCAGCCACTCGGCCGAGCCGCAACTATCAATGTCTTTGGCGTCTGTCGACTCAGAAGGCTCCTGGCTCTCAGGAAGAGTTGGCAGCCAACGGAGCAAGCGGATGTCATCCGTACGCGACAGGACACGATCTCGACAACAGGATCACGAACGCAGAGCGGATTCTCCCTCCAATAGCGCCCACGACGACCTTGAAATCACCGAAGACGACTACATGTCACGCCTCAGCCCTGACCCCACCACTCTGCACTTCAACACTCGCCTTTCGGGCGAGGGCCGTCCAAGcagcgatgaggacgagcTAATGCGCGAAGGAGAAGTCAGGTGGGGTGCTGTTGGCGCCCAAGCGCAGTTTGTCCAACGCAACCAGAATCGGGATACTGTCCGCAGTCGCGAAGGTCTGCTCAATATCGACTCGGGAGACGAGGAAGACCAAGAGCCTCCCATTTCTCCCATTTCTCAGATTGCCCCGAGCATTGAGAAGGCTGATTTGCAGCGGGCCTCAAGTGTGCGCGTGAACCGTCCGTCAAGCGTAAAGTTGCTGAAGATACAGCCGCGGGCATCTACCGATGACAAGAGAAAGAGCCAAGAGAACCCAAACGGCGCATAA
- a CDS encoding uncharacterized protein (EggNog:ENOG41), giving the protein MALWPFRTRGHDKRSSGSGAALSAAGDAGASNAARPAASRPSRDAAPRYSFSPDGPDAIHVGRANRATPNDPVPAPIRSLETRVPTLHHKRSGNQPSRRKSSKRKRQDPTREAEIRAMTVFTPARATTDTLATARSVKHDNKRAKTLGARAPWDSPTSDASPPMPISITSRLSSDSNYSSYRVTALDALAPRPTLKYQGSARLLPSHASVPTRSESQKKRLDAFDEETVRAHKRIDDLADDFDASELRELMERDKRRRERNRQSERDKAERRLARKAEKQKREEENARQTGTPPPENLDRGVMGREVGLGIDPPVYCSDILQTAHFSRTNV; this is encoded by the coding sequence ATGGCCCTGTGGCCCTTTCGCACCAGGGGCCACGACAAGCGTTCTAGCGGCTCTGGCGCGGCCCTCTCCGCTGCCGGCGACGCTGGAGCGAGCAATGCCGCCAGGCCGGCTGCCTCCAGGCCCAGCCGCGATGCTGCGCCGAGATACAGCTTCTCGCCCGATGGCCCAGATGCCATCCACGTCGGCCGGGCCAATCGGGCCACCCCCAACGACCCTGTGCCTGCGCCAATCCGCTCCTTGGAGACCCGAGTCCCAACTCTACACCACAAACGAAGCGGCAACCAGCCCTCGAGgcgcaagagcagcaaacgGAAGAGGCAGGATCCCACCAGAGAGGCCGAGATCAGGGCCATGACCGTCTTCACGCCGGCGCGAGCAACCACCGACACATTGGCCACGGCTCGCAGCGTCAAGCACGACAACAAGCGCGCAAAGACTCTGGGCGCCAGAGCCCCATGGGACAGTCCTACCTCTGACGCATCGCCGCCGATGCCCATCTCAATCACCTCCCGCCTCTCGTCCGACTCCAATTACTCGTCATATCGAGTAACCGCCCTCGATGCCCTGGCACCGAGACCGACCCTGAAGTATCAGGGCAGCGCACGATTGCTTCCGTCACACGCCTCTGTGCCGACACGGTCCGAGTcccaaaagaagaggctcgatgcctttgacgaggagaCCGTCCGAGCGCACAAACGCATCGATGACCTGGCTGATGATTTCGACGCCAGCGAGCTGCGTGAGCTCATggaaagagacaaaagacgGCGCGAGAGGAACCGGCAAAGCGAGCGAGACAAGGCCGAGAGGAGGCTAGCACGcaaggccgagaagcagaagagagaggaggaaaatgCCAGGCAAACAGGAACACCGCCGCCAGAAAATCTAGATCGCGGTGTCATGGGACGAGAGGTCGGTCTAGGCATAGATCCCCCCGTCTACTGTAGTGACATCCTCCAAACAGCGCACTTCTCCAGAACCAATGTCTGA